A section of the Pedobacter sp. HDW13 genome encodes:
- a CDS encoding SusC/RagA family TonB-linked outer membrane protein, producing the protein MKLTTLLLIVTIMQVSAVSYAQRLTFKQRNVSIVRVFEEIEKQTGYDVFYLPKVLKTNRTIDADFNNTSLDQVMKVCLMNQSLIFTIDERTIVITKKDQPVPDQRPAMPKPVIEQAKYKVSGTVKDELGLPISSVTVRILHTKNGVLTDLNGKYAIDVEATDSLEFIYVGYKRVEVPVRNKVDIDITLEPESGSLNEVAVVGFGRQKKISVVGAQATIKPEELKIPVRDLTSALAGRLAGVISTQRGGAPGADGANIFIRGIATFASSPQSPLLVVDGVPDRPINNIDPEDIESFTILKDATATAVYGTRGANGVILINTKKGKLGKPNINFELNSSRSKFTELPNFIDAPTFMTLYNESLSTRGRTPQYDPAVIAKHASGEDPDLYPNVNWYDYLFNDFSSASRANLNVSGGIDAARYYVSAGYYTEKGMFKQAEAQSFNSTLKLDRFNFNSNVSVKVTKSTNLELGINGFITNYNTPSAGVNAIFDYATQQAPHVVPPIYSNGQWPKYPGVPFNPYYYLVANGYSNTYSNTVRSNIKVTQELDFLTKGLSFSTMFAFDAVNGSSLTRSRTLQSYLATGRDANGKLITRIAETGSDVLGFSADRNSNRRFYTETSLNYSRKYGNHDVSGLFLFNQSDYVNGNATDLINSIPFRQRSLVGRANYGYKDKYFVEANFGYSGSENFVPSKRFGFFPSVGAGWVASNEKFFEPVKDIVSYLKFRYTYGLTGNSNTGSRFLFLSTLGDAFSYTFGIPGQTGLIPAIRKTGLVAKCNGKPVSDTTSVLKSIS; encoded by the coding sequence ATGAAATTAACGACGTTATTACTCATTGTAACGATCATGCAGGTCAGTGCTGTCAGCTATGCACAAAGACTAACATTTAAACAACGAAACGTAAGTATCGTCCGGGTATTTGAAGAGATTGAGAAACAGACGGGTTACGACGTTTTTTACCTTCCGAAAGTATTAAAAACGAATCGAACCATCGATGCTGATTTTAACAATACTTCATTAGACCAGGTAATGAAGGTTTGCCTGATGAACCAATCGCTTATATTTACGATTGACGAGCGGACAATCGTGATTACCAAAAAAGACCAGCCAGTTCCAGATCAAAGGCCGGCAATGCCAAAGCCCGTTATTGAACAAGCAAAGTATAAGGTTAGCGGAACGGTTAAGGATGAATTAGGCTTGCCCATTTCAAGCGTTACTGTACGCATACTACATACTAAAAATGGTGTTTTAACAGATTTGAACGGGAAATATGCCATAGATGTTGAAGCTACTGACTCGCTAGAATTTATCTATGTTGGATATAAACGGGTTGAGGTACCTGTTCGAAACAAAGTGGATATCGATATTACTTTGGAGCCAGAATCGGGAAGTCTGAACGAAGTTGCCGTTGTGGGCTTTGGACGACAAAAAAAGATAAGTGTAGTGGGAGCCCAAGCTACCATAAAGCCCGAAGAGCTCAAAATCCCGGTAAGGGATTTAACCTCGGCACTGGCAGGACGCCTTGCCGGTGTAATATCTACGCAACGCGGTGGAGCTCCAGGCGCAGACGGAGCCAATATTTTTATTCGTGGTATTGCAACTTTTGCCAGCAGCCCTCAATCCCCACTACTTGTGGTAGATGGTGTTCCCGACAGGCCTATTAATAACATTGACCCTGAAGATATAGAAAGTTTCACCATATTAAAAGATGCAACAGCTACCGCTGTATATGGTACAAGAGGTGCCAACGGCGTAATCCTCATTAATACCAAAAAAGGTAAGCTAGGAAAACCGAACATCAATTTCGAGTTAAACAGTTCGCGCTCAAAGTTTACAGAGCTTCCGAATTTTATAGATGCGCCTACCTTTATGACCTTGTATAATGAGAGTTTATCCACCAGGGGAAGAACGCCACAATATGATCCGGCTGTTATAGCTAAACATGCCAGCGGAGAAGATCCTGATTTATACCCTAACGTGAATTGGTATGATTACCTGTTTAATGATTTTTCGAGTGCCAGCAGGGCCAATCTGAATGTAAGCGGGGGCATAGATGCTGCCCGATATTATGTATCAGCTGGTTACTACACCGAAAAAGGGATGTTTAAACAAGCTGAAGCACAATCTTTTAATTCGACACTGAAGCTGGATAGATTTAATTTTAACAGTAATGTAAGTGTTAAAGTAACCAAAAGTACCAATCTGGAACTTGGCATTAACGGATTTATCACCAATTACAACACGCCATCAGCTGGTGTAAATGCCATTTTTGATTACGCCACTCAACAAGCTCCCCATGTTGTACCCCCTATTTATTCAAACGGCCAGTGGCCTAAATATCCTGGTGTTCCATTCAACCCCTACTACTACCTTGTGGCAAACGGCTATTCAAACACCTATTCAAATACTGTTAGGAGTAACATTAAAGTAACCCAGGAACTAGATTTTCTAACAAAAGGATTGTCTTTTTCAACCATGTTTGCCTTCGATGCTGTTAACGGAAGCAGCTTAACCAGGTCAAGAACCTTACAATCTTACCTGGCCACTGGCCGCGATGCTAACGGCAAGCTAATCACCAGAATTGCAGAAACAGGTTCTGATGTATTGGGTTTTTCGGCCGATCGCAACAGTAACAGAAGATTTTATACCGAAACTTCCCTTAACTATTCAAGAAAATATGGCAATCATGATGTTTCCGGCTTATTTCTTTTCAATCAATCAGACTATGTAAATGGAAATGCAACCGATCTGATCAATTCTATACCATTCAGGCAGCGCTCGCTGGTAGGAAGGGCTAATTATGGTTATAAAGATAAATATTTTGTTGAAGCCAACTTTGGTTATTCAGGATCTGAAAACTTTGTTCCAAGCAAACGTTTTGGTTTCTTCCCCTCAGTTGGTGCTGGCTGGGTAGCTTCAAATGAGAAGTTTTTTGAACCCGTTAAAGACATTGTATCTTACCTGAAATTCCGCTATACCTATGGTTTAACAGGCAATAGTAATACCGGTTCCCGCTTCTTGTTCTTATCTACTTTAGGCGATGCATTTTCGTATACTTTCGGTATTCCGGGGCAGACAGGGCTTATACCGGCTATCAGGAAAACCGGATTGGTAGCGAAGTGCAATGGGAAACCGGTTTCAGACACAACCTCGGTGTTGAAATCAATTTCTTAA
- a CDS encoding RagB/SusD family nutrient uptake outer membrane protein, whose amino-acid sequence MKNTFAKKLILALLIPFLFLPTSCKKGYFDTVPDNINTIDKVFSNRANTERWFFGLYAGIEDIWDQPYGFQYAGISDELEYANWGTGNALTINSGAVTSDNSPTRFETYYQLIRNINIFLERVDECKELLEQQNGESIVKEYKGEARFLRAYYHWLLMKEVGPAAIAPLVSGLPNDNFQIPRSSWDECVKFVLNEMRASEANLTSLHLTGSNTVDDYQVGRITVPIAAAIEAQVLLSHASPLFNGNSEFADWKNFDGKQLFNQTYDPTRWQAAAEAMKRAIDLNIAQGRKLFIKQNANLFLQGFNSTRDMFWDGWKEEGVWLRRANNVHSGWSQHCAPKNSLSGNGWNGIGVLQELVDDFRMVDGRTIKETPTYSETTFTNTSTPYYSTGTNNMYVGREPRFYVDVTFSGSVIPVVPAAGQTYVTYFSTASSGKKANARDYPKTGYTARKNIHPNTNLSTGSNPARPAMLIRMAELYLSYAEALNESQPGHADILKYLNDVRTRGGIPQIPADLGQIEMRKQIRLERRIELCYESGLRFWDVRRWKIPNEPGSKQGGDFYGMNMDAGTSLSDPTFYKRVVATSRVQWQRKFYFLPYRQNEMDRNKQIVQLPGY is encoded by the coding sequence ATGAAAAACACATTCGCAAAAAAATTAATTCTGGCCCTACTGATACCTTTTCTTTTCCTACCTACAAGCTGTAAAAAAGGATATTTTGATACCGTACCAGATAATATCAATACCATAGATAAAGTATTTTCGAACAGAGCCAATACCGAACGCTGGTTCTTTGGCCTTTATGCAGGTATAGAAGATATATGGGATCAACCTTACGGCTTTCAGTATGCAGGGATCAGCGATGAACTGGAATATGCCAACTGGGGCACAGGTAATGCCCTAACCATCAATTCGGGAGCAGTTACCAGCGATAATTCGCCAACACGCTTCGAAACATACTACCAGTTGATCCGGAACATTAACATTTTCCTGGAAAGAGTGGATGAGTGTAAAGAGCTTTTAGAGCAGCAAAACGGCGAATCCATTGTAAAGGAATATAAAGGAGAAGCACGTTTTTTAAGGGCTTATTATCATTGGTTATTGATGAAAGAAGTAGGCCCTGCAGCCATTGCCCCTTTAGTTTCGGGCTTACCAAATGATAACTTTCAAATTCCAAGAAGTTCATGGGACGAATGCGTAAAGTTTGTGCTGAATGAAATGCGTGCATCTGAAGCCAACCTTACCAGTTTGCACCTTACTGGTTCCAACACCGTCGATGATTATCAGGTAGGCCGAATTACCGTACCTATAGCAGCTGCAATTGAAGCGCAGGTTTTACTATCACATGCCAGCCCATTATTTAACGGAAATTCAGAATTTGCAGACTGGAAGAACTTTGATGGAAAGCAATTATTTAATCAAACTTACGATCCTACCCGTTGGCAGGCCGCTGCTGAAGCGATGAAACGAGCTATTGATCTGAACATAGCCCAGGGTCGTAAACTTTTTATAAAACAAAATGCCAACTTATTTCTTCAGGGATTTAATTCAACCAGAGATATGTTTTGGGATGGTTGGAAAGAAGAGGGCGTATGGCTAAGAAGGGCCAATAATGTGCATTCTGGGTGGTCTCAGCACTGTGCACCAAAAAATTCTCTGTCTGGCAATGGCTGGAATGGTATTGGTGTATTACAGGAGCTTGTTGATGATTTCAGGATGGTAGATGGCCGTACAATTAAAGAAACACCAACATATAGCGAAACAACGTTCACAAACACTTCAACGCCATATTATTCTACCGGTACAAATAATATGTATGTTGGAAGAGAGCCTCGATTTTATGTCGATGTAACCTTTAGCGGATCGGTAATACCAGTTGTACCTGCTGCCGGACAAACTTATGTCACCTATTTTTCTACGGCATCATCGGGCAAAAAAGCAAATGCCAGAGATTATCCAAAAACAGGATATACAGCCAGAAAAAACATCCATCCCAATACCAATTTAAGTACGGGCAGTAATCCGGCCCGCCCGGCTATGCTGATTAGGATGGCCGAATTATATTTAAGTTATGCCGAGGCTTTAAACGAATCGCAGCCAGGCCATGCAGATATATTAAAATACCTGAATGATGTGCGTACACGGGGAGGCATACCACAAATCCCGGCAGACCTCGGGCAAATAGAAATGCGTAAACAAATCCGCCTGGAAAGAAGAATTGAGCTGTGTTACGAATCTGGACTCAGGTTCTGGGATGTACGCAGATGGAAAATCCCAAATGAACCAGGTTCGAAACAAGGTGGCGATTTTTATGGCATGAACATGGATGCAGGCACTTCTTTGTCTGACCCGACTTTTTACAAGCGGGTAGTTGCAACCTCCAGAGTACAATGGCAACGTAAATTTTATTTCCTTCCCTATCGCCAGAATGAAATGGATAGGAATAAACAAATTGTTCAACTTCCAGGATATTAA
- a CDS encoding discoidin domain-containing protein produces the protein MKLYKILCCIIAAFTVTSACKKEEAYLEKSDTKENALVYVSRQASAQKITVYPAKDTVVSFDFGASFAAVGLPSSNIAVKFKVDDKAFDSVNVVRTSQNLTPYLKLPENAYSISGLDVTISGGAITSNLVSLKYNSKNLDPNKLYMLPVSIIDASGYKINPLLKTMFITTVKYKAPEILADRTGWAITASTTEVGDGSLASVLDGDLTTFWHSQYSAPASSYPHWIQVDMRTLTNVTSISMAPRNNNNTGFTKFNLKGSVDGTVWTDLLTAKIMDPNLKSLQNYELDAPTKVRFLKLEMTEGPQAYTHLAEFQVFKVK, from the coding sequence ATGAAATTATATAAAATATTATGCTGTATCATAGCGGCTTTCACCGTTACTAGCGCTTGTAAAAAAGAAGAGGCATACCTTGAAAAATCAGACACCAAAGAAAATGCATTGGTGTATGTTTCCAGGCAGGCCAGTGCACAGAAAATTACAGTTTATCCGGCAAAAGACACCGTTGTGTCTTTTGATTTTGGTGCATCATTTGCCGCTGTAGGCTTGCCTTCAAGTAATATTGCGGTGAAATTTAAGGTAGACGACAAAGCTTTTGATAGCGTAAATGTTGTGCGCACCAGCCAAAACCTTACGCCCTATTTAAAACTCCCCGAAAATGCCTATAGCATTAGCGGGCTGGATGTAACCATATCAGGCGGGGCCATTACTTCTAATCTGGTTTCCTTAAAATACAACTCTAAAAACCTGGATCCCAACAAACTGTACATGCTACCAGTTAGTATTATTGATGCTTCAGGATATAAAATTAATCCTTTATTAAAAACTATGTTTATTACTACGGTGAAGTACAAAGCGCCAGAGATTCTTGCAGATAGAACAGGGTGGGCTATTACCGCATCAACAACGGAGGTAGGCGATGGATCGCTTGCCAGTGTCCTTGATGGTGACCTGACAACTTTCTGGCATTCGCAATACTCCGCTCCAGCGTCCTCTTATCCACATTGGATCCAGGTTGATATGCGTACTTTAACCAATGTAACCAGCATCTCTATGGCACCCAGAAATAACAATAACACCGGATTTACCAAATTTAACTTAAAAGGAAGTGTTGATGGAACTGTATGGACAGATTTGTTAACAGCTAAAATAATGGATCCTAACTTAAAATCTTTGCAGAACTACGAACTTGACGCGCCTACAAAAGTGAGGTTCTTGAAATTAGAAATGACAGAAGGGCCTCAGGCATATACGCATTTAGCCGAATTTCAGGTTTTCAAAGTAAAATAA
- a CDS encoding DUF6600 domain-containing protein has protein sequence MKTLKFTALVLGLFGLLAGTTTLVRAQDYQDDYQNDGYSTGNISLQTFYDELSPYGTWIQDPQYGYVWRPDVDQSDFRPYYSNGRWAMTEYGNTWVSNYDWGWAPFHYGRWVINSYRQWIWLPDTTWGPAWVDWRSGDGYYGWAPMAPTISINLSFGRRYVVPEFCWNFIPQRNIYINTFPRYDYGRNNVYIRNTTIINNTYVYNRRSYYGGPRIEDIRRATNRDVTVYRYAQSNRPGASRVGGREVSIYRPRPERNQVDNRSAAPRRFEQGNAGISRNGRNEGYATREQRNGDNNDNRFGSRNDNNRSVQPDRRNDNNVGRDNNNQPNNNRGEAYNRDANGRVSRNGANGIDGRNGQGNVDRSQEQQQRFEQMRQQRNQQDRMSQDQQRAQRDIQMQQRGQADQQRGQQERAQRDGQLQQQRNEQMQQQRAQQQQAQQQERTQRDAQMQQQRNEQMQQQRANQQQAQQQERAQRDAQMQQQRNEQMQQQRAQQQQAQQQERAQRDAQAQQQRAQQQQQMQQRQEQRRSEAPQQQQQRGGGERSGSEGGRPSRGGRG, from the coding sequence ATGAAAACACTGAAATTTACGGCACTTGTGCTGGGGCTTTTTGGGCTCCTTGCCGGAACCACCACCCTTGTCAGGGCACAAGACTACCAGGACGATTACCAGAACGATGGTTATAGCACTGGTAATATTTCTTTACAAACTTTCTACGATGAGCTTTCGCCTTATGGCACCTGGATACAAGATCCGCAATACGGTTATGTTTGGCGTCCGGATGTAGATCAGAGCGATTTCCGCCCATACTATAGCAATGGCCGCTGGGCCATGACCGAGTACGGAAATACCTGGGTTTCCAATTACGATTGGGGCTGGGCACCCTTCCACTACGGTCGTTGGGTAATTAACAGTTACAGACAGTGGATCTGGTTACCTGATACCACCTGGGGACCTGCATGGGTAGACTGGAGAAGTGGCGATGGTTATTATGGCTGGGCACCAATGGCACCAACCATTAGCATTAATTTAAGCTTTGGCCGCCGTTATGTAGTGCCTGAGTTCTGCTGGAATTTTATACCACAACGCAATATCTACATCAACACATTTCCGAGATATGATTACGGCCGTAACAATGTATATATCCGTAATACGACCATCATTAACAATACTTATGTGTATAACAGAAGAAGTTATTATGGTGGCCCAAGGATTGAGGATATCAGACGTGCAACCAACCGCGATGTAACTGTTTACAGATATGCGCAAAGCAACAGGCCAGGTGCAAGCCGGGTAGGTGGTAGAGAAGTATCTATTTACAGACCAAGACCAGAACGTAACCAGGTTGATAACCGTAGTGCAGCACCACGAAGATTTGAACAAGGCAATGCAGGCATTAGCAGAAATGGCAGAAACGAAGGTTATGCTACCCGCGAACAACGCAATGGTGATAATAATGATAACCGCTTCGGATCAAGAAACGACAACAACCGTTCGGTACAACCCGACAGGCGTAATGATAACAATGTAGGGCGCGACAATAACAACCAACCCAATAATAATAGGGGGGAAGCTTATAACAGAGATGCTAACGGAAGAGTAAGCCGTAATGGTGCGAATGGTATTGATGGCAGAAATGGACAAGGTAATGTAGATAGAAGCCAGGAACAACAACAACGTTTCGAGCAGATGCGTCAGCAACGTAACCAGCAAGACCGCATGAGTCAGGATCAGCAACGAGCACAACGCGATATACAAATGCAACAACGCGGACAGGCTGATCAACAACGTGGACAGCAGGAACGTGCTCAGCGCGATGGCCAGTTGCAACAACAGCGTAACGAGCAAATGCAACAACAACGTGCGCAACAACAACAGGCTCAGCAACAGGAAAGAACCCAACGTGATGCCCAGATGCAGCAGCAACGTAACGAGCAAATGCAACAACAGCGTGCAAATCAGCAACAAGCTCAACAACAGGAAAGAGCTCAACGTGATGCACAGATGCAACAGCAACGTAACGAGCAAATGCAACAACAACGTGCACAACAGCAACAAGCTCAACAACAGGAACGTGCTCAGCGTGATGCACAAGCGCAGCAACAAAGAGCACAGCAACAACAGCAAATGCAGCAGCGACAAGAACAAAGAAGATCTGAAGCTCCGCAACAACAGCAACAACGTGGTGGTGGCGAAAGAAGTGGCTCTGAAGGAGGAAGACCATCGAGAGGTGGCAGAGGATAG